From a region of the Theobroma cacao cultivar B97-61/B2 chromosome 8, Criollo_cocoa_genome_V2, whole genome shotgun sequence genome:
- the LOC18591374 gene encoding random slug protein 5 isoform X1, with translation MFSRWSNSNHVQENDSLQHESKQVKELRASLPPLSGRCLNYCTDACLRRYMEARNWNVDKSKKMLEETIKWRSIYKPEEIRWHEVAVEGETGKVYRANFHDRHGRTVLILRPGKQNTTSLDNQFRHLVYLIENAILNLPEGQEQMAWLIDFTGWTLSTSVPIKSARDTINVLQNHYPERLAIAFLYNPPRIFEAFWKIVKYFLDAKTFQKVKFVYPKNKDSVELMRSYFDEENLPTEFGGRAVLQYNHEEFSKQMIQDDIKSANLWGFDDKLQSVGNGHSLAEVAPEPVCLAPPVS, from the exons ATGTTTAGTAGATGGAGCAATTCTAATCACGTCCAAGAGAATGATTCATTGCAGCATGAATCCAAG cagGTCAAGGAGCTTAGAGCTTCACTGCCACCACTATCTGGGCGCTGTTTGAACTATTGCACTGATGCCTGCTTGAGGAGATACATGGAAGCACGAAACTGGAATGTTgacaaatcaaagaaaatgcTGGAAGAGACAATCAAATGGAGATCAATTTATAAGCCTGAGGAAATACGTTGG CATGAAGTCGCAGTAGAAGGTGAGACCGGAAAAGTATACAGAGCAAATTTTCATGACCGACATGGTAGGACTGTTCTTATATTACGACCAGGAAAGCAG AACACCACATCATTGGACAATCAGTTCCGCCATTTGGTGTATCTGATAGAGAATGCTATCCTAAACCTTCCAGAGGGTCAAGAACAGATGGCATGGTTGATAGACTTCACTGGATGGACATTGAGCACTAGCGTGCCCATCAAGTCTGCTCGTGACACTATTAATGTATTACAAAACCACTACCCTGAGAGGCTAGCTATAGCGTTTCTCTACAATCCTCCAAGAATTTTTGAAGCATTCTGGAAG ATTGTTAAGTATTTTCTGGATGCTAAAACCTTCCAAAAGGTGAAGTTTGTGTACCCCAAGAATAAAGACAGCGTGGAGCTCATGAGATCATATTTTGATGAGGAAAATCTGCCAACTGAGTTTGGAGGAAGGGCTGTATTGCAGTACAACCATGAAGAATTCTCCAAGCAAATGATCCAGGATGATATCAAATCTGCCAATTTATGGGGATTTGATGATAAACTCCAAAGCGTTGGCAATGGGCACTCTTTAGCTGAGGTGGCTCCGGAACCAGTCTGCCTTGCACCACCAGTCAGTTGA
- the LOC18591374 gene encoding random slug protein 5 isoform X2, translating into MFSRWSNSNHVQENDSLQHESKVKELRASLPPLSGRCLNYCTDACLRRYMEARNWNVDKSKKMLEETIKWRSIYKPEEIRWHEVAVEGETGKVYRANFHDRHGRTVLILRPGKQNTTSLDNQFRHLVYLIENAILNLPEGQEQMAWLIDFTGWTLSTSVPIKSARDTINVLQNHYPERLAIAFLYNPPRIFEAFWKIVKYFLDAKTFQKVKFVYPKNKDSVELMRSYFDEENLPTEFGGRAVLQYNHEEFSKQMIQDDIKSANLWGFDDKLQSVGNGHSLAEVAPEPVCLAPPVS; encoded by the exons ATGTTTAGTAGATGGAGCAATTCTAATCACGTCCAAGAGAATGATTCATTGCAGCATGAATCCAAG GTCAAGGAGCTTAGAGCTTCACTGCCACCACTATCTGGGCGCTGTTTGAACTATTGCACTGATGCCTGCTTGAGGAGATACATGGAAGCACGAAACTGGAATGTTgacaaatcaaagaaaatgcTGGAAGAGACAATCAAATGGAGATCAATTTATAAGCCTGAGGAAATACGTTGG CATGAAGTCGCAGTAGAAGGTGAGACCGGAAAAGTATACAGAGCAAATTTTCATGACCGACATGGTAGGACTGTTCTTATATTACGACCAGGAAAGCAG AACACCACATCATTGGACAATCAGTTCCGCCATTTGGTGTATCTGATAGAGAATGCTATCCTAAACCTTCCAGAGGGTCAAGAACAGATGGCATGGTTGATAGACTTCACTGGATGGACATTGAGCACTAGCGTGCCCATCAAGTCTGCTCGTGACACTATTAATGTATTACAAAACCACTACCCTGAGAGGCTAGCTATAGCGTTTCTCTACAATCCTCCAAGAATTTTTGAAGCATTCTGGAAG ATTGTTAAGTATTTTCTGGATGCTAAAACCTTCCAAAAGGTGAAGTTTGTGTACCCCAAGAATAAAGACAGCGTGGAGCTCATGAGATCATATTTTGATGAGGAAAATCTGCCAACTGAGTTTGGAGGAAGGGCTGTATTGCAGTACAACCATGAAGAATTCTCCAAGCAAATGATCCAGGATGATATCAAATCTGCCAATTTATGGGGATTTGATGATAAACTCCAAAGCGTTGGCAATGGGCACTCTTTAGCTGAGGTGGCTCCGGAACCAGTCTGCCTTGCACCACCAGTCAGTTGA
- the LOC18591375 gene encoding respiratory burst oxidase homolog protein D has product MFDRHHEASFLTFGKEETKEKKMRNEDGRGAYSENNSDTESIASDRAAFSGPLGLGGGGPVSNKRASKKSARFNLPPEITLAKTNSTGSSASFAAADNDYVEITLDIRDDSVAVHSVQGAGGGDEDPELALLAKRTLENKSASFRSYLFGNTSAHIKQVSQELKRALSRRSSNAGRRFDRTKSAAAHALKGLKFITTKTGASGNGWSSVEKRFNDLTASTNGLLHQSQFGECIGMNQSKEFAGELFQALARRQNITGDSINKTQLKQFWDQMSDESFDSRLQTFFDMVDKDADGRITEEEVREIISLSASANKLSNIQKQAEEYAALIMEELDPDNVGYIMIHNLETLLLQAPNQSVRVGDSRILSQMLSQKLKPTQENNPLKRWYQKTKYFIMDNWQRVWVMMLWLGIVGGLFAYKFVQYRNKAVFDVMGYCVCVAKGGAETLKFNMALILLPVCRNTITWLRNKTKLGVVVPFDDNLNFHKVIAVGITIGVILHGGAHLTCDFPRLLHATEEEYEPMKPFFGEEQPENYWWFVKGVEGVTGIIMVVLMAIAFTLATPWFRRNKLNLPKFLKKLTGFNAFWYSHHLFVIVYTLLIVHGIYLYLTKKWYQKTTWMYLAVPIILYACERLIRALRSSIKAVKLLKVAVYPGNVLSLHMSKPQGFKYKSGQYMFVNCSAVSPFEWHPFSITSAPGDDYLSVHIRTLGDWTRQLKTVFSEVCQPPPAGKSGLLRAEGGNNTSFPKILIDGPYGAPAQDYKKYDVVLLVGLGIGATPMISIVKDIINNMKMEEDSVPGPALENGNYSKNKNNKGFKTRKAYFYWVTREQGSFEWFKGIMNEVAEMDEKRVIELHNYCTSVYEEGDARSALITMLQSLHHAKNGVDVVSGTRVKSHFAKPNWRQVYKKIALHHPDARIGVFYCGAPALTKELRQLALDFSHKTSTKFEFHKENF; this is encoded by the exons ATGTTTGACCGGCACCATGAAGCTAGCTTCCT AACCtttggaaaagaagaaacgaaggaaaaaaaaatgaggaaCGAGGATGGGAGAGGAGCTTATTCCGAGAACAATTCCGACACCGAGAGCATAGCAAGCGACAGGGCAGCGTTTAGTGGACCATTAGGCTTAGGTGGTGGTGGCCCTGTTTCCAACAAACGAGCTTCCAAAAAGAGTGCAAGGTTCAATCTTCCACCTGAAATTACCTTGGCCAAGACGAACTCCACAGGCAGCTCGGCTAGTTTCGCTGCTGCTGACAATGATTACGTTGAAATCACCCTGGATATCCGAGATGACTCGGTTGCGGTTCACAGCGTTCAAGGTGCCGGTGGAGGTGATGAAGACCCTGAGTTGGCGTTGCTGGCTAAGAGAACTCTGGAGAACAAGTCGGCTTCTTTCCGTTCGTATTTGTTTGGGAACACGTCGGCTCATATCAAGCAGGTTTCCCAGGAGCTGAAACGTGCACTTTCAAGACGCTCTTCTAATGCAGGCAGGAGATTTGATCGGACCAAATCTGCTGCAGCTCATGCCTTGAAAGGACTCAAGTTTATCACCACCAAAACAGGGGCCTCCGGAAATGGATGGTCCTCTGTTGAGAAGCGATTCAATGATTTAACTGCCTCTACGAATGGCCTTCTTCACCAATCCCAGTTCGGTGAATGCATTG GGATGAACCAGTCTAAAGAATTCGCCGGCGAGCTGTTTCAAGCACTTGCTCGGAGGCAAAATATAACCGGTGACTCAATCAATAAAACACAGCTCAAACAGTTCTGGGACCAGATGTCTGACGAAAGCTTTGACTCTAGACTCCAAACCTTCTTTGACAT GGTGGACAAAGACGCTGATGGAAGGATCACAGAAGAAGAAGTCAGGGAG ATTATCAGTCTCAGTGCTTCTGCAAACAAACTTTCTAACATTCAGAAACAAGCTGAAGAATATGCAGCTCTGATCATGGAAGAATTGGATCCAGATAATGTTGGATACATCATG ATTCACAACCTGGAAACTCTGCTATTGCAAGCGCCAAATCAATCTGTCAGGGTAGGAGATAGCCGTATTCTGAGTCAAATGCTGAGCCAGAAACTCAAACCTACTCAAGAGAACAACCCGCTAAAAAGGTGGTATCAGAAGACTAAGTACTTTATAATGGATAACTGGCAAAGGGTCTGGGTTATGATGTTGTGGCTTGGCATTGTGGGGGGTTTGTTTGCATACAAGTTCGTGCAGTACCGCAACAAGGCTGTGTTCGATGTGATGGGCTACTGTGTTTGCGTTGCCAAAGGAGGTGCAGAGACTCTTAAATTCAACATGGCTTTGATTTTACTGCCAGTGTGCCGAAACACCATCACTTGGCTTAGAAACAAGACTAAATTGGGTGTCGTTGTTCCTTTTGATGACAACCTGAACTTCCACAAG GTTATTGCGGTTGGAATCACCATTGGGGTGATCCTACACGGAGGCGCCCATTTAACCTGTGATTTCCCGCGGCTTCTTCATGCCACTGAAGAAGAATATGAACCCATGAAGCCTTTCTTTGGGGAGGAGCAACCTGAAAACTACTGGTGGTTTGTGAAGGGAGTAGAAGGTGTAACTGGCATTATAATGGTGGTGCTAATGGCCATAGCCTTCACACTTGCCACTCCTTGGTTCAGGCGCAACAAGCTCAACCTTCCCAAGTTCCTTAAGAAGCTCACTGGGTTTAACGCATTTTGGTATTCCCATCACCTTTTCGTTATAGTCTACACTCTCCTCATTGTTCATGGCATTTACCTGTACCTCACCAAGAAATGGTATCAGAAAACA ACATGGATGTATCTGGCTGTGCCTATTATTCTTTATGCCTGCGAAAGGTTGATTCGAGCTCTTAGATCAAGTATCAAGGCAGTCAAACTTCTCAAG GTTGCTGTGTACCCCGGAAATGTATTGTCACTGCACATGTCGAAGCCCCAAGGATTCAAATACAAAAGTGGGCAATACATGTTTGTCAACTGCTCTGCAGTCTCCCCATTTGAGTG GCATCCATTCTCCATCACTTCAGCACCAGGAGATGACTACCTTAGCGTTCACATTCGAACTCTGGGTGATTGGACAAGGCAGCTCAAAACTGTCTTCTCCGAG GTTTGTCAGCCTCCGCCTGCTGGGAAGAGCGGACTGCTCAGGGCAGAAGGAGGAAACAATACTAG CTTCCCAAAGATCTTGATTGACGGTCCATATGGAGCTCCAGCACAAGATTACAAGAAATACGATGTGGTGCTCCTGGTGGGGCTCGGAATCGGTGCCACCCCCATGATCAGCATTGTCAAGGACATCATCAACAACATGAAAATGGAAGAGGATTCTGTTCCAGGACCCGCCTTGGAGAACGGAAATTACAGCAAGAACAAGAACAACAAAGGGTTCAAGACAAGAAAAGCCTACTTCTACTGGGTAACAAGGGAGCAAGGCTCGTTCGAGTGGTTCAAGGGGATAATGAACGAGGTGGCGGAGATGGATGAGAAGAGGGTGATCGAGCTCCACAACTATTGCACCAGCGTGTACGAGGAAGGAGACGCCCGATCAGCACTCATCACGATGCTTCAGTCGCTGCACCATGCCAAAAACGGTGTCGACGTCGTCTCCGGAACTCGTGTCAAATCCCACTTTGCAAAGCCAAACTGGCGTCAAGTCTACAAGAAGATCGCTCTACATCACCCTGACGCAAGAATTG GAGTTTTCTACTGTGGGGCACCCGCACTAACCAAAGAGCTAAGACAATTGGCTTTGGACTTTTCTCACAAGACCTCCACCAAGTTCGAGTTTCATAAAGAGAACTTCTAA
- the LOC18591376 gene encoding uncharacterized protein At1g01500 isoform X1 has product MEGPCETPENGMVADHNLQIIRYSPFQPCARLSSLWFDLRVFYVRVSNFQVDDLTPEFLTLNHIPLNPDTLLEVNGTRCGIYSDGVSLLLRRDRVDKKSDEATFVSTDSIWLTGSVKFEVFDGKDLILSGVLEMSSSNGFIEESKNNVKRWSMNCESDITAGSGFLKGKHIAGPELSPPTIEVYVAGCFSGTPIILTKTLQLNYRKKHNRKGMLHSIPEYETTECQKDMSPGLDMQVVEYRNYKQENDEDYSNIYWRRTEYIDGEDGELSWFNAGVRVGVGIGLGVCLGIGIGVGLLVRTYQSTTRNFKRRLI; this is encoded by the exons ATGGAGGGTCCTTGTGAAACACCAGAAAATGGTATGGTAGCAGATCACAACCTTCAGATTATTAGGTACTCTCCATTCCAACCATGCGCCAGATTATCATCACTCTGGTTTGATTTGAGAGTCTTCTATGTGAGAGTCAGCAATTTTCAAGTTGATGATTTAACTCCAGAGTTTCTAACTCTCAATCATATCCCTCTAAACCCTGACACCCTTTTGGAAGTTAATGGCACTAGATGCGGCATATACTCTGATGGGGTCTCTTTACTCCTTAGAAGGGATCGGGTAGATAAGAAATCAGACGAAGCCACCTTTGTGAGTACAGATAGTATTTGGTTGACAGGTAGTGTGAAATTTGAGGTGTTTGATGGAAAGGATCTCATTCTCTCCGGTGTATTGGAAATGTCTAGTAGTAATGGCTTCATTGAGGAATCGAAAAATAATGTGAAACGATGGAGCATGAATTGTGAATCAGATATCACTGCTGGCAGTGGTTTCCTGAAGGGAAAGCACATTGCTGGTCCTGAATTATCACCACCAACCATTGAGGTTTATGTTGCGGGTTGCTTCTCTGGAACACCAATCATCTTGACCAAAACATTGCAACTTAATTACCGGAAGAAGCATAATAGGAAGGGCATGTTACATTCAATACCGGAATATGAGACCACTGAATGCCAGAAAGATATGTCACCTGGACTTGATATGCAG GTAGTGGAATACAGAAACTACAaacaagaaaatgatgaagacTACAGCAATATCTACTGGAGGAGGACAGAGTACATAGATGGCGAAGATGGTGAACTCTCGTGGTTCAATGCAGGTGTAAGGGTTGGTGTAGGGATTGGTCTTGGCGTTTGTCTTGGCATTGGTATCGGAGTTGGCTTGCTGGTTCGTACGTACCAATCAACCACTAGAAACTTCAAAAGGCGGCTTATCTGA
- the LOC18591376 gene encoding uncharacterized protein At1g01500 isoform X2, which produces MEGPCETPENGMVADHNLQIIRYSPFQPCARLSSLWFDLRVFYVRVSNFQVDDLTPEFLTLNHIPLNPDTLLEVNGTRCGIYSDGVSLLLRRDRVDKKSDEATFVSTDSIWLTGSVKFEVFDGKDLILSGVLEMSSSNGFIEESKNNVKRWSMNCESDITAGSGFLKGKHIAGPELSPPTIEVYVAGCFSGTPIILTKTLQLNYRKKHNRKGMLHSIPEYETTECQKDMSPGLDMQIRHSLHPQESAWLAEGKRICFERESRRDEKRRAGDPSNYDFC; this is translated from the exons ATGGAGGGTCCTTGTGAAACACCAGAAAATGGTATGGTAGCAGATCACAACCTTCAGATTATTAGGTACTCTCCATTCCAACCATGCGCCAGATTATCATCACTCTGGTTTGATTTGAGAGTCTTCTATGTGAGAGTCAGCAATTTTCAAGTTGATGATTTAACTCCAGAGTTTCTAACTCTCAATCATATCCCTCTAAACCCTGACACCCTTTTGGAAGTTAATGGCACTAGATGCGGCATATACTCTGATGGGGTCTCTTTACTCCTTAGAAGGGATCGGGTAGATAAGAAATCAGACGAAGCCACCTTTGTGAGTACAGATAGTATTTGGTTGACAGGTAGTGTGAAATTTGAGGTGTTTGATGGAAAGGATCTCATTCTCTCCGGTGTATTGGAAATGTCTAGTAGTAATGGCTTCATTGAGGAATCGAAAAATAATGTGAAACGATGGAGCATGAATTGTGAATCAGATATCACTGCTGGCAGTGGTTTCCTGAAGGGAAAGCACATTGCTGGTCCTGAATTATCACCACCAACCATTGAGGTTTATGTTGCGGGTTGCTTCTCTGGAACACCAATCATCTTGACCAAAACATTGCAACTTAATTACCGGAAGAAGCATAATAGGAAGGGCATGTTACATTCAATACCGGAATATGAGACCACTGAATGCCAGAAAGATATGTCACCTGGACTTGATATGCAG ATCAGACATTCTCTTCATCCCCAAGAATCAGCCTGGCTGGCAGAAGGAAAGAG GATATGTTTTGAGAGGGAGAGCAGAAGAGATGAGAAGAGAAGGGCAGGGGATCCTTCCAATTATGATTTCTGTTaa
- the LOC18591377 gene encoding probable phosphopantothenoylcysteine decarboxylase: MAYPEPQNAVREMMQVNPTNRKPRILLAASGSVAAIKFGNLCHCFSEWAEVKAVVTKASLHFIDRASIPRDVSVYTDEDEWSSWKIIGDNVLHIELRRWADIMVIAPLSANTLGKIAGGLCDNLLTCIVRAWDYSKPLFVAPAMNTFMWTNPFTEKHLMSIDELGISLIPPVTKRLACGDYGNGAMAEPSLIHSTIRLFLESRPLPSDGRAG, encoded by the exons ATGGCATACCCTGAACCTCAAAATGCAGTGAGGGAAATGATGCAGGTCAATCCTACTAACAGAAAACCCCGGATTTTACTTGCTGCCAGTGGAAGTGTAGCTGCCATAAAGTTTGGCAATCTCTGCCATTGTTTCTCTGAATGGGCAGAAGTAAAAGCAGTTGTCACAAAAGCCTCTTTGCATTTCATTGACAGAGCATCGATTCCTAGGGATGTAAGTGTTTATACTGATGAGGATGAATGGTCCAGCTGGAAAATAATAGGTGACAATGTGCTTCACATTGAGCTTCGTCGATGGGCCGATATTATGGTCATTGCCCCATTGTCAGCAAACACACTTGGCAAG ATTGCGGGGGGATTATGTGACAATTTGCTAACTTGCATTGTGCGAGCATGGGACTATAGCAAGCCACTGTTTGTTGCACCGGCTATGAACACTTTCATGTGGACCAACCCTTTCACAGAAAAACATCTCATGTCAATTGATGAGCTTGGAATTTCTCTCATCCCACCTGTCACAAAGCGACTAGCTTGTGGGGACTATGGAAATGGCGCAATGGCAGAACCTTCTCTAATCCACTCGACCATAAGACTATTCTTAGAGTCACGGCCCCTACCAAGTGACGGAAGAGCTGGTTGA
- the LOC18591378 gene encoding glutamic acid-rich protein, with translation MGKKPQKTKELSVAIAEASTGGGGEEVQQQTQPQAQPRRKRGRPRKHVEKSETETETEERKEEEAAEVSENQSKKVKVSVEEQQQKEEEEEEEEEEEEEEEEGQHEEKPEAKAEASSTPVGQSMTSEPPRRRSRRKSQPRKSS, from the coding sequence ATGGGTAAGAAGCCTCAAAAGACCAAGGAACTTTCGGTAGCAATCGCTGAGGCTTCAACgggaggaggaggagaagaGGTCCAGCAACAAACACAGCCTCAGGCTCAACCTCGTAGAAAGAGAGGTAGACCTCGAAAACATGTTGAGAAAAGTGAAACTGAAACTGAAActgaagagagaaaagaagaggaagcAGCGGAAGTTAGTGAGAACCAATCAAAGAAAGTAAAAGTTTCAGTGGAAGAACAACaacagaaagaagaagaagaagaagaagaagaagaagaagaagaagaagaagaagaagggcAACATGAGGAAAAGCCAGAAGCAAAGGCAGAGGCATCATCAACTCCTGTGGGACAATCCATGACGAGTGAGCCTCCAAGAAGGAgatcaagaagaaaaagccAACCCAGAAAGAGCAGCTAA
- the LOC18591380 gene encoding S-adenosyl-L-methionine-dependent tRNA 4-demethylwyosine synthase, with protein MSPSSLSARLTLLALLSATTFYFLYKSRRRLKPLRQLPINPNPRKGKLFFITQTGTSKALAQRLLNLLSSNNIPFDLVDPQNYEPEDLPKESLILIIASTWEDGNPPQGSKFFVNWLAEISTDFRAGNLLLSNCKFAVFGVGSRVYGETFNAVARNLGKRLRGLGATEMVAVGEGDVDGGALESVFKEWSEKVVRVLKGGLVVENENGIVYASDAESFESDDDDNGGGGGEEEIVDLEDIAGKGPSRKKSVNVAETNGKMDGKREMVTPVIRANLEKQGYKIIGSHSGVKICRWTKSQLRGRGGCYKHSFYGIESHRCMEATPSLACANKCVFCWRHHTNPVGKSWQWKMDDPLEIVNTAIDLHTKMIKQMKGVPGVTQERLTEGLTPRHCALSLVGEPIMYPEINMLVDELHRRRISTFLVTNAQFPDKIKMLKPITQLYVSVDAATKDSLKAIDRPLFGDFWERFIDSLKALRDKQQRTVYRLTLVKGWNTEDADAYSKLFSIGKPDFVEIKGVTYCGSSATSKLTMENVPWHSDVKAFSEALALKSEGEYEVACEHAHSCCVLLAKTDKFKVNGQWYTWIDYEKFHDLVASGEPFDSADYMALTPSWAVYGAEEGGFDPDQSRYRKERHHKSNR; from the exons ATGTCCCCATCTTCACTCTCAGCTCGCCTCACCCTGCTGGCCCTCCTCTCCGCCACCACTTTTTACTTCCTCTACAAGTCCCGCCGCCGCCTAAAACCCCTCAGACAACTCCCTATAAACCCCAATCCTAGAAAAGGCAAGCTCTTTTTCATCACTCAAACAGGAACATCCAAAGCCTTGGCCCAACGCCTTCTCAACCTCCTCTCCTCCAACAATATCCCGTTCGACCTCGTCGATCCCCAAAACTACGAGCCCGAGGACCTCCCTAAGGAATCCCTGATCCTTATCATCGCTTCGACGTGGGAAGATGGAAACCCTCCTCAAGGCTCAAAGTTCTTCGTCAATTGGCTCGCAGAAATCAGCACCGATTTTCGCGCCGGGAATTTGTTACTCTCCAATTGTAAATTCGCCGTCTTTGGAGTCGGGAGCCGGGTGTACGGAGAAACGTTTAATGCGGTGGCGAGGAATTTGGGGAAGAGGTTGAGAGGGTTGGGGGCGACGGAGATGGTGGCAGTTGGGGAAGGTGACGTGGATGGGGGTGCATTAGAGAGTGTCTTTAAAGAGTGGAGTGAAAAAGTAGTCAGGGTTTTGAAAGGAGGATTGGTGGTGGAGAATGAGAATGGAATTGTTTACGCTAGTGATGCTGAAAGCTTTGAAAGTGACGATGATGATaatggtggtggaggaggagaggaagaaattgttgATCTCGAAGATATTGCAGGCAAAGGGCCGTCGAGGAAGAAGTCGGTTAATGTGGCTGAAACTAATGGAAAAATGGATGGGAAAAGAGAGATGGTGACTCCAGTTATCAGAGCCAACTTGGAGAAGCAG GGATATAAAATTATTGGTTCACATAGTGGTGTTAAAATCTGTAGATGGACCAAGTCACAACTTAGAGGACGAGGAGGTTGCTACAAGCACTCATTTTATGGGATAGAGAGCCATAG ATGCATGGAGGCTACCCCTAGTTTGGCATGTGCCAACAAATGTGTTTTTTGCTGGAGGCATCACACAAATCCTGTAGGAAAGAGTTGGCAGTGGAAGATGGATGATCCCTTAGAGATTGTCAATACTGCCATAGATCTTCATACCAAGATGATTAAGCAAATGAAAGGAGTTCCCG GTGTTACACAAGAGCGATTGACAGAAGGTCTAACTCCTCGGCACTGTGCCTTATCACTTGTTGGTGAACCCATTATGTATCCAGAGATTAATATGCTAGTGGATGAGCTGCACCGAAGGCGAATCTCTACCTTTTTAGTAACTAATGCACAGTTCCCTGATAAAATCAAAATGCTGAAGCCTATAACCCAG TTATATGTGAGTGTAGATGCTGCAACCAAGGATAGCTTGAAGGCAATTGATAGGCCACTCTTTGGGGACTTCTGGGAAAGATTCATT GATTCCTTGAAAGCTCTCAGAGATAAACAACAACGAACTGTTTATCGCTTGACTCTCGTGAAAGGGTGGAATACAGAAGATGCAGATGCTTATTCTAAACTATTTAGCATTGGGAAGCCTGATTTTGTTGAAATCAAAGGCGTAACATACTGTGGATC TTCTGCCACCTCAAAGTTGACAATGGAGAATGTGCCTTGGCATTCTGATGTGAAGGCTTTCTCAGAGGCATTGGCTCTGAAAAGTGAAGGGGAGTATGAGGTAGCATGTGAACATGCACACTCGTGCTGTGTCCTCTTGGCCAAAACAGATAAGTTCAAGGTCAATGGCCAATGGTATACATGGATAGACTACGAAAAATTCCATGACCTG GTGGCTTCAGGTGAACCTTTCGACAGTGCGGACTACATGGCTCTCACTCCATCCTGGGCTGTCTATGGAGCTGAAGAAGGTGGATTCGATCCTGATCAGTCTCGGTACAGAAAGGAGCGACATCACAAGTCAAATCGCTGA